The Styela clava chromosome 2, kaStyClav1.hap1.2, whole genome shotgun sequence genome contains a region encoding:
- the LOC144419972 gene encoding receptor-type tyrosine-protein phosphatase-like yields MNYQTTFVRKPPSSDITTIHGEVSVNPPKLTYNLKTEPNRIYNFDVSAVSCAGSGPKTIATGECITDSEAPDYIEEPNIIDESPGSTRDLEIVLPNEDNGPISCVFVVVKNGPIDNNDLFDIVKLRKVSSEALTDETPNGKEYLAVAMKRYEFSETSITVKLGDEITSGCDVTDKSAKNSINHYDAKNWQLVIGNSYSTYVVTTSPNEEETVLFQQSSIEEFENGSSNPETGTID; encoded by the exons ATGAATTATCAGACAACATTTGTACGAAAACCGCCCAGTTCTGACATCACAACAATACATGGGGAAGTTTCAGTTAATCCGCCCAAATTAACATATAATCTGAAGACGGAGCCAAACCGCATTTACAACTTTGATGTCTCAGCTGTTTCATGTGCTGGATCTGGTCCTAAAACAATCGCAACAGGCGAATGCATTACTGATAGTGAAG CTCCCGATTATATTGAAGAGCCAAATATAATTGATGAATCGCCAGGTTCAACTAGGGATCTGGAAATAGTTTTACCAAATGAAGATAACGGGCCTATAAG TTGCGTATTCGTGGTTGTCAAAAATGGACCCATTGATAACAATGATTTATTCGATATTGTTAAACTACGAAAAGTGTCATCGGAAGCATTGACAGATGAAACTCCCAATGGGAAAGAATATTTGGCTGTCGCTATGAAAAG ATATGAATTTTCTGAAACATCCATAACTGTGAAACTTGGCGACGAAATTACCAGTGGCTGTGATGTCACAGACAAGAGCGCAAAAAATAGCATTAATCATTACGACGCAAAGAACTGGCAGCTTGTAATTGGGAATAGCTACAG TACTTACGTTGTAACAACAAGTCCAAATGAAGAAGAAACGGTATTGTTTCAACAAAGCTCTATAGAAGAATTCGAGAATGGAAGTTCCAATCCAGAAACCGGTACCATTGACTAA